In Macadamia integrifolia cultivar HAES 741 chromosome 12, SCU_Mint_v3, whole genome shotgun sequence, the following are encoded in one genomic region:
- the LOC122057854 gene encoding RAN GTPase-activating protein 2-like, translated as METSQQRPFSIKLWPPSRSTRSMLVERMTTNLSTPSLFSRKNGLLSKEEADENARRIEEVAFATANQHHEKEPDGDGSSAVQIYAKESSKLMLEVLKRGPQNKDDGGLAETDKVMPSRETSFDISGGRRAFIDEQETEELLRPLKQQGNSYTKICFSNRSFGIGAARIAEPILVALKDQLTEVDLSDFIAGRPEVEALEVMNIFSSALAGCVLKSLNLSNNALGEKGVRAFAALLKSQSSLEQLHLMNDGISEEAARAVCELIPSTERLRVLHFHNNMTGDEGAIAISEVVKRSPALEDFRCSSTRVGSEGGIALAEALGTCAHLKKVDLRDNMFGVDAGVSLSKALSRHAGLTEVYLSYLNLEDEGATALANAFKESAPSLEVLEMAGNDITAEAAPAIAACVGGKQFLAKLNLAENELKDKGAIMIAKALEEGHNRLGEVDLSTNLIRRVGARVLAQAVVDKPVLKLLNINANFISDEGVDEIKEIFKKSPEVLGPLDENDPEGEEDAEESKEEGDENEDELESKLKHLEVNQEE; from the coding sequence ATGGAGACTTCTCAACAACGCCCTTTTTCAATTAAACTTTGGCCCCCTAGCCGGAGTACTCGGAGTATGCTTGTGGAAAGAATGACTACGAACCTTTCCACTCCATCTCTTTTCTCCAGAAAGAATGGTCtcttaagcaaagaagaagCCGATGAGAATGccagaagaatagaagaagtgGCTTTTGCTACTGCAAACCAACACCATGAGAAGGAGCCAGATGGTGATGGAAGTTCTGCGGTGCAAATTTATGCCAAGGAATCTAGCAAACTTATGTTGGAGGTTCTTAAAAGAGGTCCTCAAAATAAGGATGATGGAGGACTTGCAGAAACTGACAAAGTTATGCCATCTCGTGAAACTTCTTTTGACATCTCTGGAGGCCGTCGAGCCTTTATTGATGAACAGGAGACTGAGGAGCTTCTCAGGCCATTAAAACAGCAGGGTAATTCATACACAAAGATATGTTTCAGCAATAGAAGCTTTGGCATTGGTGCAGCTCGCATTGCAGAGCCCATCTTGGTAGCCCTCAAAGATCAGTTAACAGAAGTAGACCTATCAGATTTTATTGCAGGAAGACCAGAAGTAGAAGCTCTTGAAGTGATGAATATCTTTTCATCAGCCTTGGCAGGCTGTGTTTTGAAATCTCTCAACCTCTCTAACAATGCCTTGGGTGAGAAGGGTGTCAGGGCATTTGCAGCACTCCTGAAATCTCAGAGTAGCTTGGAGCAGCTACATttgatgaatgatggaatctCTGAGGAAGCAGCACGTGCAGTATGTGAGCTAATTCCTTCCACAGAGAGGCTTAGGGTCCTTCactttcataataatatgacAGGAGATGAGGGCGCCATTGCTATTTCTGAGGTTGTGAAGCGATCCCCTGCATTGGAGGATTTCAGATGCTCCTCTACAAGGGTAGGTTCTGAAGGAGGGATTGCTCTCGCAGAGGCACTTGGGACATGTGCTCATCTGAAGAAGGTTGATCTACGGGACAATATGTTTGGTGTGGATGCAGGAGTTTCTTTGAGCAAAGCTCTTTCAAGGCATGCAGGTCTTACAGAGGTTTACCTGAGCTACCTGAACTTGGAAGATGAAGGAGCTACAGCTCTTGCTAATGCTTTCAAAGAATCTGCTCCATCACTTGAAGTTTTGGAAATGGCTGGAAATGACATCACTGCTGAAGCTGCTCCTGCTATAGCTGCCTGTGTTGGAGGGAAGCAGTTCCTTGCCAAACTCAACTTAGCTGAGAATGAACTTAAGGATAAGGGTGCTATTATGATTGCCAAGGCATTAGAAGAGGGCCATAACCGGCTAGGGGAAGTTGATCTCAGCACTAACTTAATAAGAAGGGTTGGTGCCAGGGTTTTAGCGCAGGCTGTGGTGGATAAGCCTGTGCTCAAGTTACTGAACATCAATGCCAATTTCATTTCTGATGAAGGGGTCGATGAGATAAAGGAGATTTTTAAGAAATCCCCTGAAGTGCTTGGGCCCTTAGATGAGAATGATCCTGAAGGAGAAGAGGATGCAGAAGAATCCAAAGAGGAAGGTGATGAAAACGAGGATGAATTGGAATCAAAGCTTAAGCATCTCGAAGTGAACCAAGAGGAGTAG